Proteins co-encoded in one Ralstonia sp. RRA genomic window:
- a CDS encoding ABC transporter ATP-binding protein, translated as MKAIEIADVRKRYKSLQALKGVSLSVEQGEFFGLLGPNGAGKTTLISILAGLNRADSGSVRVLGHDVVSDYRTARRKLGVVPQELVFDPFFTVRETLRLQSGYFGLTKNDDWIDEVMANLDLTNKADANMRALSGGMKRRVLVAQALVHRPPVIVLDEPTAGVDVELRQTLWKFISRLNREGHTVVLTTHYLEEAESLCDRIAMLKFGEVVALDRTANLLSQFAGLQLVLSFSNGTLPASLEGLRQPGNHGERSVRLRLSGYGEVEQILSTCRQAGCEIDDMEIAKADLEDVFVQIMRREGGISAVPQTPETALEPAA; from the coding sequence ATGAAAGCCATCGAAATCGCTGACGTCCGCAAGCGCTACAAGTCGTTGCAAGCGCTCAAGGGCGTGAGCCTGTCTGTCGAGCAGGGCGAGTTTTTCGGCCTGCTGGGCCCCAACGGCGCGGGCAAGACCACGCTGATCTCCATCCTCGCGGGCCTGAATCGTGCCGATTCCGGCAGCGTGCGCGTGCTCGGCCACGACGTCGTCTCCGATTACCGCACGGCGCGCCGCAAGCTCGGCGTGGTGCCGCAGGAACTGGTGTTCGATCCGTTCTTCACGGTGCGCGAAACGCTGCGCCTGCAGTCGGGCTATTTCGGCCTGACCAAGAACGATGACTGGATCGACGAGGTCATGGCCAACCTGGACCTGACCAACAAGGCTGATGCCAACATGCGCGCGCTGTCCGGCGGCATGAAGCGCCGCGTGCTGGTCGCGCAGGCCTTGGTACACCGCCCGCCGGTGATCGTGCTGGACGAGCCGACCGCCGGCGTGGACGTTGAGCTGCGCCAGACGCTGTGGAAATTCATCTCGCGCCTGAACCGCGAGGGCCACACTGTCGTGCTGACCACGCACTACCTGGAAGAAGCCGAATCCCTGTGCGACCGCATCGCCATGCTCAAGTTTGGCGAGGTGGTGGCGCTGGATCGCACGGCCAATCTGCTGTCGCAATTTGCTGGGCTGCAACTCGTGCTGAGCTTCTCGAACGGCACGTTGCCTGCGTCGCTCGAGGGCCTGCGTCAACCCGGCAACCACGGTGAGCGCAGCGTGCGCCTGCGTCTGTCGGGCTACGGCGAAGTCGAGCAGATTCTCTCCACCTGCCGCCAGGCCGGCTGCGAAATCGACGACATGGAGATCGCCAAGGCTGACCTGGAAGACGTGTTCGTGCAGATCATGCGCCGCGAGGGCGGTATCTCCGCCGTACCGCAAACACCCGAGACTGCGCTGGAGCCTGCCGCATGA
- the hisD gene encoding histidinol dehydrogenase encodes MSLSIRKLDSADAGFAAQLRQVLAFEASEDEAIDRAAAQILADVKARGDAAVLEATQRFDRIEADSVAALELSPTVLQAALDGLEPKRRAALEAAAARVRAYHEKQKLECGTHSWEYAEADGTVLGQKVTPLDRVGIYVPGGKAAYPSSVLMNAIPARVAGVKEIIMVVPTPGGVRNELVLAAACIAGVDRVFTIGGAQAVGALAYGTDTVPAVDKIVGPGNAYVAAAKRRVFGTVGIDMIAGPSEILVICDGTTDPDWVAMDLFSQAEHDELAQSILLCPNAEFIAQVEASINRQLEEMPRRNVIAESLSGRGALVKVRDMEEACEIANDIAPEHLEISAENPRQWAERIRHAGAIFLGKYTSESLGDYCAGPNHVLPTSRTARFSSPLGVYDFIKRSSLIEVSEAGAQMLGEIAAELAYGEGLQAHARSAEYRLTPKSE; translated from the coding sequence ATGAGCTTGAGTATCCGTAAGCTGGATTCGGCCGACGCCGGATTCGCGGCGCAACTGCGCCAGGTGCTCGCTTTCGAGGCGAGCGAAGATGAAGCCATCGACCGCGCCGCCGCGCAGATTCTGGCCGACGTGAAAGCCCGCGGTGACGCCGCCGTGCTGGAAGCCACGCAACGCTTCGACCGCATCGAAGCCGACAGCGTGGCCGCGCTGGAACTGTCGCCAACCGTGCTGCAAGCCGCGTTGGATGGCCTGGAGCCGAAGCGCCGCGCCGCGCTGGAGGCCGCTGCCGCCCGCGTGCGTGCCTATCACGAGAAGCAGAAGCTTGAGTGCGGCACGCATAGCTGGGAATACGCAGAAGCTGACGGCACGGTGCTCGGCCAGAAGGTGACGCCGCTCGATCGCGTTGGCATCTATGTGCCGGGCGGCAAGGCGGCGTATCCGTCGTCGGTGCTGATGAACGCGATCCCGGCGCGCGTGGCCGGCGTCAAGGAAATCATCATGGTGGTGCCCACGCCGGGTGGCGTGCGCAATGAATTGGTGCTCGCTGCGGCCTGCATCGCCGGGGTGGACCGTGTGTTCACCATCGGCGGCGCGCAGGCTGTGGGTGCGCTGGCTTATGGCACCGACACTGTCCCCGCCGTCGACAAGATCGTCGGCCCGGGCAACGCCTATGTGGCTGCCGCCAAGCGCCGCGTGTTCGGCACGGTCGGCATCGACATGATTGCCGGGCCGTCGGAAATCCTCGTCATCTGCGACGGCACGACCGACCCGGACTGGGTGGCGATGGACCTGTTCTCGCAGGCCGAGCACGATGAGTTGGCGCAATCGATCCTGCTGTGCCCCAACGCCGAGTTCATCGCGCAAGTGGAAGCCAGCATCAACCGTCAGCTTGAAGAGATGCCGCGCCGGAACGTGATCGCCGAGTCGCTGTCGGGCCGTGGCGCGCTGGTCAAGGTGCGCGACATGGAAGAGGCGTGCGAGATCGCCAACGACATCGCGCCGGAGCATCTGGAGATCTCTGCCGAGAACCCGCGCCAGTGGGCCGAGCGCATCCGCCACGCGGGCGCAATCTTCCTTGGCAAGTACACCAGCGAATCGCTCGGCGACTACTGCGCGGGCCCGAACCACGTGCTGCCGACCTCGCGCACGGCGCGCTTCTCGTCGCCGCTGGGCGTGTACGACTTCATCAAGCGTTCGAGCTTGATCGAGGTCAGCGAAGCCGGCGCGCAGATGCTGGGCGAGATCGCCGCCGAACTGGCCTACGGTGAAGGTTTGCAAGCCCACGCCCGCAGCGCTGAGTATCGTCTGACTCCCAAATCCGAATAA
- the hisC gene encoding histidinol-phosphate transaminase, protein MTAAPAQPSLDDLLARIVRDDVRAMGAYHVPDATGMVKLDAMENPYPLPAMLRDALGKRLADVALNRYPVPTADALKAQLKRVMHVPAGAEVLLGNGSDEIISLIAIAAAKPGATVMAPVPGFVMYAMSAQLLGLNFVGVPLKADLTLDREAMLAAMAEHQPAVIYLAYPNNPTGNLFDAADMDAIIRAARGPVCQSLVVVDEAYQPFAQHSWMPRLRDFDHLLVMRTVSKLGLAGIRLGYVAGHPKWIAELDKVRPPYNINVLTEATAQFVLDHVDVLDAQAATLRAERTKLIDALAALPGVEVFPSAANFILVRVPDAAGMFDRLLKRRVLIKNVSKMHPLLANCLRVTVSNPEENAQFLDAFAASLQEAP, encoded by the coding sequence ATGACCGCCGCTCCAGCCCAGCCTTCGCTTGATGATCTGCTCGCCCGTATCGTGCGCGACGACGTGCGTGCCATGGGCGCGTACCACGTGCCCGACGCTACCGGCATGGTCAAGCTGGACGCGATGGAGAACCCGTACCCGCTGCCGGCCATGCTGCGCGATGCGCTGGGCAAGCGCTTGGCCGATGTCGCGCTTAACCGCTACCCGGTGCCGACCGCCGACGCGCTCAAGGCGCAGCTCAAACGCGTGATGCACGTGCCGGCCGGCGCCGAGGTGCTGCTCGGCAACGGTTCGGACGAGATCATCAGCCTGATCGCCATCGCAGCCGCCAAGCCGGGGGCGACGGTCATGGCGCCCGTGCCGGGCTTTGTGATGTATGCGATGTCGGCGCAGTTGCTGGGCCTGAACTTCGTCGGCGTGCCGCTCAAGGCGGACCTGACGCTCGACCGCGAAGCGATGCTGGCCGCCATGGCCGAGCACCAGCCTGCCGTCATTTACCTGGCGTATCCGAACAACCCGACCGGCAACCTGTTTGACGCGGCCGACATGGACGCGATCATTCGCGCTGCGCGCGGCCCGGTCTGCCAGAGCCTGGTGGTGGTCGACGAGGCGTATCAGCCATTCGCGCAGCACAGCTGGATGCCGCGTCTGCGCGACTTCGACCACCTGCTGGTGATGCGCACGGTCTCCAAGCTGGGCCTGGCCGGTATCCGCCTCGGCTACGTGGCCGGCCACCCGAAGTGGATTGCCGAGCTGGACAAGGTGCGCCCGCCGTACAACATCAATGTGCTGACCGAGGCCACCGCCCAGTTCGTGCTCGATCACGTGGATGTACTGGATGCCCAGGCAGCGACCCTGCGCGCCGAGCGAACCAAGCTGATCGACGCGCTGGCTGCGCTGCCGGGTGTTGAAGTCTTCCCGAGCGCCGCCAACTTCATCCTAGTGCGCGTACCCGATGCAGCGGGAATGTTCGATCGCCTGCTAAAACGGCGGGTTCTCATCAAAAACGTCAGTAAAATGCACCCGTTGTTGGCCAACTGTCTGCGCGTGACGGTCAGCAACCCCGAAGAAAACGCGCAATTTCTCGATGCCTTTGCCGCATCGCTGCAGGAAGCCCCATGA
- a CDS encoding BolA family protein, giving the protein MLPTPEQVKQYIETGLPCQHLEVEGDGQHFFATIVSAQFEGKRLIQRHQLVYAALGDRMRAEIHALSMKTLTPAEWQS; this is encoded by the coding sequence ATGTTGCCCACACCCGAACAAGTCAAGCAGTACATCGAAACCGGCCTGCCGTGCCAGCACCTCGAAGTCGAGGGCGACGGCCAGCACTTTTTTGCCACCATCGTCAGCGCGCAGTTTGAAGGCAAGCGGTTGATCCAGCGCCACCAGCTCGTCTATGCCGCATTGGGTGATCGCATGCGCGCGGAGATCCACGCGCTGTCCATGAAGACGCTCACCCCGGCGGAGTGGCAATCCTGA
- a CDS encoding VacJ family lipoprotein, giving the protein MRTTTSIHTLRSLALALATGASLLAGCATGPNANPADPIEPFNREVFRINEDLDKGVLKPVAQTYVDVVPSPARTAVSNFFSNAGDVYSAVNNLLQLKGTAALEDTMRVAINTVLGLGGLIDIASDAGLPKHKEDFGQTLGVWGVPAGPYVVWPLLGPSTVRDTAGFLVDWQLDPLTYWHNSTVTYSLAALRVVDVRASLLGVSNVLEEGAVDKYTFMRDAYLQRRRYLIYDGNLPEDQDNRTSSDKSSDSGDATVSPYHRFTPNWPVFRR; this is encoded by the coding sequence ATGAGAACAACAACGTCCATCCACACATTGCGCAGTCTTGCATTGGCCCTGGCGACAGGTGCTTCGCTGCTGGCAGGCTGCGCCACGGGCCCGAACGCCAATCCGGCCGACCCGATCGAGCCGTTCAACCGCGAAGTCTTCCGTATCAACGAAGATCTCGACAAGGGTGTGCTCAAGCCCGTCGCGCAAACGTATGTTGACGTGGTGCCGTCGCCGGCGCGCACGGCAGTGTCGAACTTTTTCTCCAATGCGGGTGACGTCTACTCGGCCGTCAACAACCTGCTGCAGCTCAAAGGCACCGCCGCGCTGGAAGACACCATGCGCGTGGCGATCAACACCGTGCTGGGTCTGGGCGGCTTGATCGACATTGCGTCGGACGCCGGTCTGCCCAAGCACAAGGAAGACTTCGGCCAGACGCTGGGTGTGTGGGGCGTGCCGGCCGGCCCGTATGTGGTGTGGCCCCTGCTGGGCCCGAGCACCGTACGTGACACCGCAGGCTTCCTGGTCGACTGGCAGTTGGATCCGCTGACGTACTGGCACAACAGTACGGTCACGTATTCGTTGGCTGCGCTGCGCGTGGTGGACGTGCGTGCCAGCCTGCTCGGCGTGAGCAACGTGCTGGAAGAGGGCGCCGTCGATAAATACACCTTCATGCGCGATGCCTACCTGCAGCGCCGCCGCTACCTGATTTACGACGGCAATCTGCCGGAAGATCAGGACAACAGGACATCGTCGGACAAGTCGTCCGATTCCGGCGATGCAACCGTGTCGCCGTATCACCGCTTCACACCCAACTGGCCTGTATTCCGCCGCTGA
- a CDS encoding phospholipid-binding protein MlaC has protein sequence MLKKLLRSLFTGLALTAAVATAPVHAQEADAQTTVKTAVDDVLTTIKGDPDLRGGNMTKVFQLVDQKIVPRADFHRTTQIAMGRFWSQASPEQQKQIQDGFKTLLIRTYAGALSNVKNQTVTYKPFRADPADTDVVVRSTVNNNGEPVALDYRMEKTANGWKVYDINISGLWLSETYKNQFADVISKKGGVAGLVQFLDERNAQLAKGPAK, from the coding sequence ATGTTGAAGAAACTCCTCCGCTCCCTGTTCACTGGCTTGGCGCTGACGGCTGCCGTGGCAACCGCGCCCGTGCACGCTCAAGAGGCTGACGCGCAAACCACCGTCAAGACCGCTGTGGACGACGTGCTGACCACCATCAAGGGCGACCCGGACCTGCGCGGCGGCAACATGACCAAGGTCTTCCAACTGGTCGACCAGAAGATCGTGCCGCGCGCTGACTTCCATCGCACCACGCAGATTGCCATGGGGCGCTTCTGGAGCCAGGCATCGCCCGAGCAGCAGAAACAGATTCAGGACGGCTTCAAGACGCTGCTGATCCGCACCTACGCTGGCGCGCTGTCCAACGTGAAGAACCAGACCGTCACGTACAAACCGTTCCGTGCAGACCCGGCTGACACTGACGTGGTGGTGCGCTCGACCGTCAACAACAACGGCGAGCCGGTGGCGCTGGACTACCGCATGGAAAAGACGGCCAACGGCTGGAAGGTCTATGACATCAATATCAGCGGCCTGTGGCTGTCGGAAACGTACAAGAACCAGTTTGCCGACGTGATCAGCAAGAAGGGCGGCGTGGCTGGCCTGGTGCAATTCCTGGATGAGCGCAACGCGCAGCTCGCCAAGGGCCCGGCAAAGTAA
- a CDS encoding ABC transporter permease, which translates to MNAIPETLPGRWVGFRTLLYKEVLRFWKVSFQTVAAPVLTALLYLLIFGHVLEDRVKVFDQLSYTAFLVPGLVMMSVLQNAFANSSSSLIQSKITGNLVFIMLPPLSHWEMFGAYVCASVIRGLAVGTGVLIVTTLFAHLHFAQPLWIIVFAVLGAAVLGTLGLIAGIWAEKFDQLAAFQNFLIVPATFLAGVFYSIHSLPPFWQAVSHANPFFYMIDGFRYGFFGVSDVPVATSLGVMLIALVVVGGIALQMLRTGYKLRH; encoded by the coding sequence ATGAACGCCATTCCCGAGACGCTGCCGGGCCGCTGGGTCGGCTTCCGCACGCTGCTGTACAAGGAAGTGCTGCGCTTCTGGAAGGTGAGCTTCCAGACCGTGGCCGCGCCGGTGCTGACCGCGCTGCTGTACCTGCTGATCTTCGGCCACGTGCTGGAGGACCGCGTGAAGGTGTTCGACCAGTTGAGCTACACCGCCTTCCTGGTGCCCGGCCTGGTGATGATGAGCGTGCTGCAAAACGCGTTTGCGAACAGCTCGTCGTCGCTTATTCAGTCGAAGATCACCGGCAACCTGGTGTTCATCATGCTGCCGCCGCTGTCGCACTGGGAGATGTTCGGCGCGTATGTGTGTGCGTCCGTCATTCGCGGGCTAGCCGTGGGCACGGGCGTGCTGATCGTGACGACGTTGTTCGCGCACCTGCACTTCGCACAGCCGCTGTGGATCATCGTCTTTGCCGTGCTGGGCGCTGCGGTGCTTGGCACGCTGGGGCTGATCGCCGGCATCTGGGCTGAGAAGTTTGACCAGCTCGCGGCGTTCCAGAACTTTCTGATCGTGCCGGCCACCTTCCTGGCGGGCGTGTTCTATTCGATTCATTCGCTGCCGCCGTTCTGGCAGGCGGTGTCCCACGCCAACCCGTTCTTCTACATGATCGACGGCTTCCGTTACGGCTTCTTCGGCGTGTCCGATGTGCCGGTGGCGACGAGCCTCGGCGTGATGTTGATCGCGCTGGTCGTGGTGGGGGGGATTGCCCTGCAGATGCTGCGCACGGGCTACAAGCTGCGCCATTGA
- the murA gene encoding UDP-N-acetylglucosamine 1-carboxyvinyltransferase: MDKLLIEGNGPLSGEIRVSGAKNAALPILCAALLTPEPLVLHNVPNLQDVRTMLKLLRQMGVEGTLDGHEVTLNAAVIHSPEASYDLVKTMRASILVLGPLLARFGHARVSLPGGCGIGARPVDQHIKGLQLMGAEIVIEHGYIEAKLPEGAKRLRGARIVTDMVTVTGTENLLMAAALADGETVLENAAREPEVTDLANLLVKMGARIEGIGTDRLVIQGVEALHGAAHTVIADRIEAGTFLCAVAAAGGDVTLHGVPPGILDAVLDKLREAGVTLTTGDDWIRVQMSGRPKAVSFRTSEYPAFPTDMQAQFMMLNAIAEGSATVTETIFENRFMHVQELNRLGANIVIDGKTAVVTGVEHLSGATVMATDLRASASLVIAGLIAQGETLVDRIYHLDRGYDRIEDKLSAVGAKIRRIQG; this comes from the coding sequence ATGGACAAACTGCTGATTGAAGGCAACGGCCCGCTGTCGGGCGAAATCCGCGTGTCTGGCGCCAAGAACGCTGCGCTGCCCATCCTGTGCGCCGCGCTGCTGACGCCTGAGCCACTGGTGCTGCACAACGTGCCCAATCTGCAGGACGTGCGCACGATGCTCAAGCTGCTGCGCCAGATGGGCGTGGAGGGCACGCTGGACGGCCACGAGGTCACACTCAACGCTGCCGTCATCCACTCGCCGGAAGCGTCGTACGACCTGGTGAAGACCATGCGCGCGTCGATCCTGGTGCTGGGCCCGCTGCTGGCGCGCTTCGGCCATGCGCGTGTGTCGCTGCCGGGCGGCTGCGGCATCGGCGCGCGTCCGGTCGATCAGCACATCAAGGGCCTGCAGCTGATGGGCGCCGAGATCGTCATTGAGCACGGCTACATCGAAGCCAAGCTGCCTGAAGGCGCCAAGCGCCTGCGTGGCGCACGCATCGTCACCGACATGGTGACGGTGACCGGCACCGAAAACCTGCTGATGGCCGCCGCGCTGGCCGACGGCGAGACCGTGCTGGAAAACGCCGCACGCGAGCCGGAAGTGACCGACCTCGCCAATCTGCTCGTGAAGATGGGCGCGCGCATCGAAGGCATCGGTACGGACCGCCTGGTGATCCAGGGCGTGGAAGCGCTGCACGGCGCGGCGCACACGGTGATTGCCGATCGCATCGAAGCCGGCACGTTCCTGTGCGCGGTGGCTGCTGCTGGTGGCGATGTGACGCTGCACGGCGTGCCGCCGGGCATCCTCGACGCGGTGCTCGACAAGCTGCGCGAAGCCGGCGTGACGCTCACCACGGGCGATGACTGGATTCGCGTGCAGATGTCGGGTCGCCCGAAGGCTGTGAGCTTCCGCACGTCCGAATACCCAGCGTTCCCGACCGACATGCAGGCGCAGTTCATGATGCTCAACGCCATCGCCGAGGGCTCTGCCACGGTGACGGAGACCATCTTCGAAAATCGCTTCATGCACGTGCAGGAGCTCAACCGCCTGGGCGCCAACATCGTGATCGACGGCAAGACGGCCGTGGTGACGGGTGTCGAGCACCTGTCGGGCGCGACCGTCATGGCGACCGATCTGCGCGCCTCCGCCAGCCTGGTGATTGCCGGCCTGATCGCGCAGGGCGAGACGCTGGTCGACCGCATCTATCACCTCGACCGCGGCTACGACCGCATCGAAGACAAGCTCTCCGCTGTCGGCGCGAAGATCCGACGCATCCAAGGGTAA
- a CDS encoding ABC transporter ATP-binding protein has translation MSTQPTNAVVELDQVDFAYQPGERSILSGLSMRVPKGSVVAVMGGSGCGKTTILRLIGGQVGAAAGTVRVHGQDIGAMDKPALYAARRQMGMLFQFGALFTDMSVFDNVAFPLREHTELPEPLIRDLVLMKLNAVGLRGARDLMPSQISGGMARRVALARAIALDPSLILYDEPFAGLDPISLGLTASLIRKLNDALGATSIIVSHDVQETFHIADYVYFIANGGIAAEGSPAELTASTDPFVRQFVHGEADGPVPFHYPGVPLAEDFGLGKNGGGR, from the coding sequence GTGTCCACCCAGCCTACCAACGCCGTCGTCGAGCTTGATCAGGTCGATTTCGCCTACCAGCCAGGCGAGCGGAGCATCTTGTCCGGCCTCAGCATGCGCGTGCCCAAGGGCAGCGTGGTGGCCGTCATGGGCGGTTCGGGCTGCGGCAAGACAACAATCCTCCGCTTGATCGGCGGGCAGGTCGGGGCGGCGGCCGGCACCGTGCGCGTGCACGGCCAGGATATCGGTGCCATGGACAAGCCGGCGCTCTACGCCGCGCGCCGCCAGATGGGGATGCTGTTCCAGTTCGGTGCGTTGTTTACGGATATGTCCGTGTTCGACAATGTGGCATTTCCGCTGCGCGAACATACCGAACTGCCCGAGCCCCTCATCCGCGATCTCGTGCTGATGAAGCTCAACGCCGTCGGCCTGCGCGGTGCGCGTGACCTGATGCCCTCGCAGATTTCCGGTGGCATGGCCCGGCGCGTGGCACTGGCGCGCGCGATTGCGCTGGACCCGTCGCTCATCCTCTACGACGAGCCGTTCGCCGGGCTGGACCCGATCTCGCTGGGCCTCACTGCCTCGCTCATCCGCAAGCTGAACGACGCGCTGGGCGCGACCAGCATCATCGTCTCGCACGATGTGCAGGAGACGTTCCACATCGCCGATTACGTCTATTTCATCGCCAACGGTGGCATTGCCGCCGAGGGCTCGCCGGCCGAGTTGACGGCGTCGACGGACCCGTTCGTGCGCCAGTTTGTGCACGGCGAGGCGGACGGTCCCGTGCCGTTCCACTATCCGGGCGTGCCGCTGGCCGAGGACTTCGGCCTGGGCAAGAACGGAGGTGGGCGATGA
- the mlaE gene encoding lipid asymmetry maintenance ABC transporter permease subunit MlaE produces the protein MISSIGFLVRGLISRLGYATRTLFALFAASGDVLRRPRLVIEQLRFIGNDSFIIIAVSGLFVGFVLGLQGYYTLNRYGSEQALGLLVALSLVRELGPVVTALLFAGRAGTSLTAEIGLMKAGEQLIAMEMMAVDPLARVLAPRFWAGFIAMPLLAAIFSAVGILGGYFVGVGLIGVDPGAFWSQMQAGVDVMDDVVNGVIKSVVFGVAVTFIALYQGYEAKATPEGVSRATTRTVVIASLAVLALDFVLTALMFS, from the coding sequence ATGATTTCCTCCATCGGCTTCCTCGTCCGCGGGCTGATCAGCCGTCTCGGCTATGCGACCCGTACGCTGTTTGCGCTGTTCGCCGCCTCGGGCGATGTACTGCGCCGTCCGCGCCTGGTGATCGAGCAACTGCGCTTCATTGGCAACGATTCGTTCATCATCATCGCCGTGTCGGGGCTGTTCGTCGGCTTCGTGCTGGGGCTGCAGGGCTACTACACGCTTAACCGCTATGGTTCTGAGCAGGCGTTGGGGCTGCTGGTGGCGCTGTCGCTGGTGCGTGAACTGGGCCCGGTGGTGACGGCACTGCTGTTTGCCGGCCGCGCGGGTACGTCGCTCACCGCTGAAATCGGCCTGATGAAGGCCGGTGAGCAACTGATCGCCATGGAGATGATGGCCGTCGATCCGCTGGCCCGTGTGCTGGCGCCGCGCTTCTGGGCGGGTTTCATTGCCATGCCGCTGCTGGCCGCGATCTTCAGCGCGGTCGGTATTCTGGGCGGATACTTTGTCGGTGTAGGCCTGATCGGCGTGGACCCTGGCGCGTTCTGGTCGCAAATGCAGGCCGGTGTGGATGTGATGGACGACGTCGTCAACGGCGTCATCAAGAGTGTGGTGTTCGGCGTGGCCGTGACCTTCATCGCGCTCTATCAGGGCTACGAGGCCAAGGCGACGCCCGAAGGCGTGTCGCGCGCAACGACCCGTACCGTGGTGATCGCGTCGCTGGCCGTGCTGGCGCTGGACTTTGTGCTGACGGCGCTGATGTTCAGCTGA
- a CDS encoding STAS domain-containing protein, with the protein MLTLSGPLTQLEAPRVLREGEAQLSQAREAGTAALRVDCAGLSQVDSSALAVLLSWQRTAQSAGIAFDIAGAPEALSNLATLYGVESLLVTVPASAEHHHHARH; encoded by the coding sequence ATGTTGACCTTGTCCGGCCCGCTGACTCAGCTCGAAGCGCCGCGCGTTCTGCGCGAGGGCGAGGCACAGCTCAGCCAAGCGCGCGAGGCCGGTACCGCCGCGCTGCGCGTCGATTGCGCAGGGCTGTCACAGGTCGATTCTTCCGCGCTGGCGGTGCTGCTGTCGTGGCAGCGCACAGCGCAGTCCGCCGGTATCGCCTTCGATATCGCAGGCGCCCCGGAGGCGCTGTCCAATCTCGCCACGCTTTACGGCGTCGAATCTCTGCTGGTCACCGTGCCGGCGTCTGCTGAACACCACCACCACGCACGACATTGA
- the hisG gene encoding ATP phosphoribosyltransferase, with translation MNAFQSASNQLTLALSKGRIFEETLPLLKAAGIEVTEDPETSRKLILPTSDPALRVIIVRASDVPTYVQYGAADFGVAGRDVLMEHGMAGLYAPIDLNIARCRMSVAVPKGFDYANAVRQGARLSVATKYLNTAREHFAKKGVHVDLIKLYGSMELGPLVGLADAIVDLVSTGGTLRANNLVEVEEIVQISSRLVVNQAAVKLKRERLAPILDAFERASAQDALVGETA, from the coding sequence ATGAACGCATTCCAGTCCGCCTCCAACCAGCTCACGCTGGCGCTCTCCAAGGGGCGCATCTTTGAAGAGACGCTGCCGCTGCTGAAGGCCGCCGGCATCGAGGTGACCGAAGATCCGGAAACCTCGCGCAAGCTGATTTTGCCGACGTCAGACCCGGCGCTGCGCGTGATCATCGTGCGCGCCTCTGACGTGCCGACGTATGTGCAGTACGGTGCAGCGGACTTCGGCGTGGCCGGCCGCGACGTGCTAATGGAGCACGGCATGGCGGGCCTGTATGCGCCCATCGACCTGAACATCGCCCGCTGCCGCATGTCGGTGGCGGTGCCCAAGGGCTTCGATTACGCCAACGCGGTGCGCCAGGGCGCGCGCCTGTCGGTGGCGACGAAGTATCTGAACACCGCGCGCGAGCACTTCGCCAAGAAGGGCGTGCACGTTGACCTGATCAAGCTGTACGGTTCGATGGAACTGGGCCCGCTGGTGGGCCTGGCCGATGCCATCGTCGACCTGGTCAGCACCGGCGGCACGCTGCGCGCGAACAACCTCGTCGAGGTGGAGGAGATCGTGCAGATCTCGTCCCGACTGGTCGTCAACCAGGCTGCGGTGAAGTTGAAGCGCGAGCGCTTGGCGCCGATCCTCGACGCTTTCGAGCGTGCTTCTGCCCAGGACGCGCTTGTTGGGGAAACCGCATGA
- the mlaD gene encoding outer membrane lipid asymmetry maintenance protein MlaD, which yields MRKSLLDFWVGLFVLVGIVALLFLALKAGNMSAFSFAKTYQVKAAFDNIGGLKVRAPVKSAGVVVGRVSQILFDDKTYQASVVLDMDQRYQFPKDSSAKILTSGLLGEQYIGIEPGGDEAMLASGSKITMTQSAVVLENLISQFLYSKAADAGAGSNGSSAGGAKPAEGSGSK from the coding sequence ATGCGTAAGAGCCTCCTCGATTTCTGGGTCGGATTGTTCGTGCTGGTGGGCATCGTGGCGCTGCTGTTCCTGGCGCTCAAGGCCGGCAACATGAGCGCGTTCTCCTTTGCCAAGACCTACCAGGTGAAGGCCGCCTTCGACAACATCGGCGGCCTGAAGGTGCGTGCGCCGGTCAAGAGTGCGGGCGTGGTGGTCGGCCGGGTGTCGCAAATCCTGTTCGACGACAAGACCTACCAGGCCAGCGTCGTGCTCGACATGGACCAGCGCTACCAGTTTCCGAAGGACAGCTCGGCCAAGATCCTGACCTCGGGCCTGCTGGGTGAGCAATATATCGGCATCGAGCCGGGTGGCGACGAGGCCATGCTGGCCAGCGGCAGCAAGATCACGATGACGCAGTCGGCGGTGGTGCTGGAGAACCTGATCAGCCAGTTCCTGTACAGCAAGGCCGCAGATGCCGGTGCGGGCAGCAACGGCAGTAGCGCTGGCGGAGCCAAGCCGGCCGAGGGCAGTGGGAGCAAATAA